In Arsenophonus sp. aPb, one DNA window encodes the following:
- the lpcA gene encoding D-sedoheptulose 7-phosphate isomerase, whose protein sequence is MYHELICAELEEAAVTLKNFLQNRENIEAIEQAAIMLANAFKAGGKVISCGNGGSHCDAMHFAEELTGRYRENRPGYPAIAISDVSHLSCVGNDFGYDYVFSRYIEAVGKEGDVLFALSTSGNSGNIIKAIEAARAKGMQVIILTGKEGGKMAGTADIEIRVPHFGYADRIQEIHIKVIHILIQLIEKEMEK, encoded by the coding sequence ATGTACCACGAGCTTATTTGTGCTGAATTAGAAGAAGCGGCGGTGACATTGAAGAATTTTCTTCAAAATAGAGAAAATATTGAAGCGATTGAGCAAGCCGCGATTATGTTGGCAAATGCCTTTAAAGCGGGAGGAAAAGTAATATCTTGTGGCAATGGTGGCTCGCATTGTGATGCTATGCATTTTGCAGAAGAATTAACCGGACGTTATCGTGAAAATCGGCCGGGTTATCCAGCCATTGCGATTTCTGATGTTAGTCATCTCTCCTGCGTTGGTAATGATTTTGGCTATGACTATGTTTTTTCTCGTTATATAGAGGCAGTGGGTAAAGAAGGGGATGTATTATTTGCACTTTCAACTTCAGGTAATTCTGGCAATATCATCAAGGCAATTGAGGCGGCGCGAGCTAAAGGGATGCAAGTGATTATATTGACAGGTAAAGAGGGCGGGAAAATGGCAGGAACCGCTGATATTGAGATTCGTGTACCTCATTTTGGCTATGCCGATCGGATCCAAGAAATTCATATTAAAGTGATCCATATCTTAATTCAGTTAATAGAAAAAGAGATGGAGAAATAA
- a CDS encoding class II glutamine amidotransferase: MCELLGMSANVPTDINFSLSGLIPRGGQTGPHKDGWGITFYEGRGCRTFKDPKPCYQSPIARFVQEYPIKSEAVIAHIRQANRGEVLLENTHPFTRELWGRNWTYAHNGQLKGYKKLPVGHYRPIGATDSEWVFCWILNQLSERYPKKPTNWLTLYRFIAKLADQLKLMGVFNMLISDGKYIMAYCSTNLHWLTRKAPFGKARLLDNDIEIDFQQHTQTTDIVSVIATQPLTGNENWHRIQPGSFVLFHLGKRIL, translated from the coding sequence ATGTGTGAATTACTCGGTATGAGTGCTAATGTCCCGACAGATATTAATTTTAGTTTAAGTGGTCTTATCCCTCGAGGAGGCCAGACAGGGCCACATAAAGATGGTTGGGGTATTACTTTTTATGAAGGTCGAGGGTGCCGAACATTTAAAGATCCCAAACCTTGCTATCAGTCGCCTATTGCGCGCTTTGTGCAAGAGTATCCGATTAAATCGGAGGCAGTTATTGCACATATTCGCCAGGCAAATCGGGGCGAGGTCTTATTAGAAAACACCCATCCTTTTACCAGAGAACTGTGGGGAAGAAATTGGACTTATGCACATAACGGCCAACTTAAAGGTTATAAAAAATTACCTGTAGGGCATTATCGACCAATTGGAGCGACAGATAGTGAGTGGGTGTTTTGTTGGATTTTAAATCAATTATCAGAAAGATATCCTAAAAAACCGACTAACTGGTTAACTCTATATCGGTTTATTGCCAAGCTTGCTGATCAATTAAAGCTGATGGGGGTATTTAATATGTTGATTTCCGATGGAAAATACATAATGGCGTATTGCTCGACTAATTTGCATTGGCTTACACGCAAAGCACCTTTTGGTAAGGCAAGATTGCTTGATAATGATATTGAAATTGATTTTCAGCAACATACTCAAACTACTGATATTGTATCAGTGATTGCAACCCAGCCTTTAACTGGCAATGAGAATTGGCACCGAATTCAGCCGGGCAGTTTTGTTTTATTCCATTTGGGTAAGCGCATATTGTAA